In Leifsonia sp. PS1209, the genomic stretch GTGATCGATCATTCGCAGATCTGTCGAGTCGTTTGCGGACGCCAACATGACATGTTGCGCAGTCACGTTCTTCACCGTCCAGTTCTGGCGATTCTGTACGTCCATCGTGCTGTCGTTCCGTCGCGTTTGGACGACATCGCCGACAAAGATCGCCTGTCCGGCCTGACCCGAAACGGCTGCGCTGGTGTCGACCTCGCCGACCGAGATCCGGCGAGCCTGAATGGCCTCGCTCACCGATTGCGCCTCGGCGTGGGTCGCGGAGACTATGGCGATGGACTGTCGCTCTCGGGAGGCTTCAAACCAGGCACTTACGAGGGCATCGTGCGCGTCAGTCTGGCTGTTTGAGAGCACTACGTGTCCCGTGTTGATCAATTCGTCGGCCGTATGACCGGCTTCCTTTAGGTCATCTGGTTGCCGAAGTCGAAGACTCAGGTTGGCCCACGCTGGGTCTTTGAATCGATGGATAGTCAAGAGCTCGACCTGGCGGGTTGCGCGTCGCCAGAAGAGGGCCATGGCGCCCGAGTGACCGACCGGAAGAGCTTGATGCTGGTCTCCGACGAGGGCGACGCAAGCGCCGGTGCGGGCGACGACGTCGAGCAGGGCGTTCGCTGCCTCGAGGTCAAGCATTCCAGCTTCGTCAACCACGATACGGTCTCCCGGTCGAACGCCGATGCGCGGACCGACGTAGGGCATACCCGTCGACGGATCGAGCTCGCCGATCGTTAGGCATGACCACTCGGTGGCACCGGCTGGATTGCTGATCCATCGCCATCCGTAGTCGTATAGCAACTGATGGAGAGATGACGACTCGCTCCCGGTTTCGCGTCCAGCGACCGCGGAAGCCTTCTTCGTTGGCGCGACGATGATCATGGCTCGACCGCCACGACGCAGAGCCGCTCCGGCCACCTTGAGCATCGTCGTCTTGCCTGTGCCAGCGGCACCGGAGATCGTCACGACTCGGTCGGAACCTGCGATCGAGGAGGCGCCCTCCAGTTGCCCTTCGTCCAGCGCGCGGTTGGGATCTATGGCTTTCGCTACTTCGGTCATCTCCCCTACGGAAGGCACGGTGCCAGGCGTAGCGAGGGACTCTGTGCGATGCGCGACTGTGGCCTTGAGAGTTGCAGTGGCAATGGCCATCCGGCTCTTGATGTGTGGGGGAGTGCTGGCCTCTGACAGCAGTGTCACCGTGTATGTGCTGGCGGCGTAGGCAGTAACTTCGTCGACGACCACACCTAGCTGGGTCCGATCATTGATTACGCCTGATGCTGCGATCGCTCGGATGGCTCCTGCCCGGACGTCCATGTCGCTGAATCGTCCTCCCGTCCCGGTCGATCGACCGTCCGCATCGACGATCGCCTTGGCCGCTAGAAGCTCGATGTCCAGGTCCTCGATGGCGATCGGGCGCGCCACCTTCGCGCCTCGTGGCTGTACGAGTTGCGGGTCGGCGTTTAGGAGTTCGGTCAGTACAACGGACGCCCAATCGTTCTCGTCCAGCTGCCCCGGCTTGTTCGGCCGGCCAGCCGCCCATGCCCACTGATCGATCTGGTTCAGGACGGAGGCGGATGGCTCCTCGTCCGCGTGCTGTTCCCTCCACTGGCGAAGATGGGCAGCCTTGTTGGACTCGATCTGAGCGGACCGCTTCGACAGCGGCCGCACCAGATGCTGCAGCTGCGCGATCTCCCCGTCCGAATTCAGCGTGAAGCCCTTCGACGCGAGAGCAGCGACCCATGCTGGGTCGGTCTTGCAGGCGAGGTCGCCTTCGGCGTTCACGATGTTCTGGAACCGGAGCGCGACGCGAGTGTCGACGTTGGACCACTTCCCGTCGAGTCCTTCGACCTTGACGTTCAGCCACAGGTGGCGGTGCTTATGAGGGTCCAGTGAGCGGGACCGTTCGTGTCGCAACTCGACGACCTCGATGCGGGCGAGGTCTTCTCGGATAGCACCTTGCTTTCCGCGGCGGGCGTTGAGCTCGGTCTGCCACAGCTTGATGATCCGGTCCCGCAACCGGTCCTGCAGATCCTCGTACGCTGCCGCCAACTCGTGGTCCAGCATCGCCGCGATCGAGAACGACTTCGGTGCGTTGATCGTCGCATCCAAAATCAGATCCGCGACCGGCGACTCCAGATCCCGACCCCGACGCTCACCCGTCAGAGGGTCGACACCATCGACCCAATCCTTCAGTTGGGACCGGGTGAGGAGGTCGTCACGGATCGCGCCGTTCTCAACGATGTACCGGGTCATCACGGCGTCCGCATAGCCCGCGGCGGCCAGTGCGCCATCGGCGGTCTTGGCCGTCAGCGTCGCGTCGCAGACGCCGCCGAACGCGTAGTGCACCGCCTGCTTGACCCCCTGGGCCGCCTGCCCGCGCTTCCAGCGCGCCACTCCACCTCTCACACTTAGAACTTCCGGTTACGCGCGCTTTTTGGCGCGCACGGAGCGCGCACACTCGAAGAGTGCCTACGTGCATTCGCTCTTTTCCCTTTGGCTTGTCGTCTTTATCGTTCTCTCTCGTTTCTGGTCTCGTTCTCTCGTTGGTCTCCTTCGCCTTGGTTTCATTCGTTGCTTCTCGTCCCTTCGTCTCGTCCTTTTCTTGTCACGGCCATCTCTCCCGCTCAACATTTGCCGCCTCTTCCGCCGGCCCGCACTTCGCGCCCCCGAGCGCGAAAGAACCCCGACCCACTCAAGTTGGGTCGGGGTTCTTTTCGTCCGGTCGCGATTACTGGTCGAGCATCCCCACGATGTCGTGAACCGCCGCGAGGACTCGCGTAGCCGACTCGCGAATCATGGTGACGTCTTCGTCGCTCCATCCGGCGATGTAGCCGATGCTGTACGCGCTGGTGTCGAAGCCGCACAGGCCTGCGACCACGAAGGCGACCGACTCAGCCTCGACCTCCATGCGTCCGCGGTGCAGGCGGTACTCCTCGACGCTGTCGATATGGCGGAGCTCAATGTGCGCCGTCTCGTGAATCAGAGTCTTCGCGGACTGCTCGACGCTGATACCTTCCGCAAGGATCACGCGCAGCGTCTCGGGGTCCGTGTATCCGCTCGCATCGGCCAACGGTTCGCGGCTAACCCTCCATCCCCGGGACTCAAGGTGAGCGGTCAGCGGAGCAATGACTCCGTGGTCGTCGTCGCCGACGAGTCGGTGAGTAGGATCACTCGGGACCGGGTCGGCTCCCTCGATCGGGTCGGTCTGTGCGATGTCGAATACGGACAGAGTCGGGAAGTATCGGACCACACGCTCGTCGTCGGCTGGGGTCTCATCGTCGGCAGCGGTCTCGGTCTTCCGCTCGCGGTATCCGAAGATCTTGATCGACTTCTCACCCTTACGGACCTGGCGCCCCTTGGCCTGCCATTGCCGGAAACCGGCGACCATGGTCGCGTCGGGGTTCTGGGCGAGGATCAGCAGGAGGTTGTTCAGGCTGTAGTTGTGGAAGGAGCGGGCGAACTCGAGGAATGCCCGCCACTGGCCGCTGTCGGCGAGTTGTTGGACTTGCTCCAGGATCGACGCGTGCAGTGCCTCTGCTTCCGTCTGGCGTGCCTCCGCGGATCGGGTGATGGTCGTGTGCGTCATGTCGGTTGCTCCTTTGTCCACTCGTCTTTCTCGCCGTCCCGGCACGAAGATCAAGAACGGGTGGAGGCTGAGCAGTGACCGGCAGGAGCGGTTGCTAAGTGGAGGAGCGCAGCGACGGAGTCTGCAAATAGTGAGGGTCGGTCGCGGAGCAGCCGGAGGCCGTTACGATCGCAGGCCGGAGCGGGGAGAAGACACGGCTCGCGCCGACGTAGTCGGCTCCGCGCAGAAACTCGTACCTGAGTCAACCCTGCGTGGGCGAGCTCTATCAACGTCCCCTGAGTTGTGCGATCCGATCACGCAGGTAGACGGCAAATGGGATGGCGACTTAGGGCGGCGTTGAACTCAAGCGCTGCCGATGATCCATGTGTCTGACGCCCACGGGAGGGACAAGGCAGGCAGCAAAGGAGGAAGTTGGTAGATCGGCCCCGGGCTGACGGGTTTCGGCAGTCAGTCCTTCGCGTTGGCCGATTTCTTCAGCCTCTTCTTCGTAGAGCGCTCAACCAGAATGGCCAGGTAGTCCTTCACCGGTCGGCCGACGAAGTCGTCGAACTCGGCGCGCGTGGCGTTCTCGATCTCTTCCCGGGACATGTCCGGGAACTTCGCCTGGAGGCGTTCAGTTACCTGCTGGATGGTGTCTTCGTCGGATACGTCTTTCGCCACGCGCCGAGTGTCGCACAGGAAGGTGAACACGAACACGAGCGTTTCACGCCGACAACCACCACGCACGATACGGCTTTAAGCGCCCAGGACGGTGACCCGCGAAGAAATCTGCGCGCATACCGGGAGCGGTGTCACGGAGTTATCGTGAACTATGTCGACCAATGAGTCAGTGGAGTGCTCCTGCTGCGGCCGGGAGCGGCTCCGGCGTCAGGTTCACGCGCTTGGTGAGCGCAATGACGTGTACGTGTGTCGGCGCTGCGGTTTTTGGATAGCTGTGTTCTGGCGCGGAGACCGCGCTGACGTTTCTCGTTGAGGGTTCGACTGATTCCTTCCGTGACGACCGCCGCGGCCAGCGACCTGGGCGTTGGCACACTGGCACGGCGACCCGTCACGCGGGATTCCTGATACTCGGGTTGTCACTGTCGGAACTGAGGTGGCGGTGCTTGAGCACGGCGCGGATGATGAGCGGAGCCCCGACGATCGCGGGAAGAAACCAGAACAACCACGAGGGCAGCAGGCGCCAAAGGGGGAGCTGGGGTCCGTTGTCGACGTAGAACGCGGTCAGCATGGCGACGTAGGAGACTCCCATGGCGATGATGTGTGGAGCGTTGCCGGGTCGGTGGAGCCGACGGTAGATGAACCCGAAGGAGGCCGCGACGGCAGCGACGGCACCCGCCGCAACAAGGGGCAGATCGGCGGGCCACCGGAAGGCGGACATCGCGCACGCGGAAGCGAAGACGATCAGAATCGCTCCGAAGTAGAACCGGCCACTGACAACGTGCCGGCCGGAGCCTTTTCGGCTGAACATGGCAACCAGCCCACTCGCGATTGCGACCAGAGCCGCCGCGACGTGGATTCCGAGCAGGGCGAGGAAGACGGCGGAGAGCGAGGCTACGTCCAGTCCGAGCAGGGGTTCCGTGCGCATGAGAGGCCTCCCTCCGGTGCGCTCAGGGTAGCGCTGCGCAAGGGGGTGCGGACTACTGTTCCCGTCGCCGCTCGATGAGGATGGTGTCGCGCCATTGCCCGGCCCACGGCCCGTAGGTCATCAGGGCGATGCGTTCGCGATGTCCGACCACTCGGAAGCCGACCTGCTCGTGGAGACGGAGGCTGGCGGTGTTCTCGCGGAAGATGCTCGACTGGATCGTCCAGATGCCCGCGTTGTCGCACGCGTTGATCAGCTCGTCCAGGAGCAGCCGTCCAAGTCCGTGGCCGCGCGCGCGGTCGGCAACGTACACGGAGTGTTCGACGACGCCCCGGTAGACCTCGCGTAAGGAGACCGGAGACACGGCTGCCCAGCCGGCGACGCCGCCTTCATCGACCGCGACAAGTCGCCCAACCTGCAGTTTGCTCGCGTCGAATTGCTCCCACGATGGAGGCTCCGACTCGAACGTGGCGTTGCCCGTCGCGATCCCCTCGACGTAGATCCGCTCGACCTCGGACCAGTCCGCGAGCGTGAGCGTGCGAATGATCATTCGGCTGCCGTGCTTCCCAGAGTCGTCACCGGATCATTCTTCAGCGGGTGCCACCCATTCCACCAGCTCCTCGACCTGCACCAAGATCGTGCCCCGGAGCTCCCGAACGCCGTCGAGGTCCCAGGTCGCCGGGTCGGGGAACTCCCACTGCACGAACTGACCCGCCACAGGGCCGGGGAGCTCGAGCCCGGGCTTCATGGCCACGACGATGTCAGCGGCCGCAAGGTCCTCTACCGTCACCGCTCGAGGCTGCGCGTCGGAGCTGTCGATACCGAGCTCGGCGAGAGCCTGAACCACAGGCTGGCTTGGCCCGTCGGCCGGTGCTGTGCCGGCGCTGGTGGCGTGGGCGCGATCGCCGGCGACGCGACGGAAGAGGTGGGATCCAAGCTGCGACCGGCCGGCGTTGTGGGTGCAGAGGAAGAGGACGGTGGGGGCGTCGTTCATACCGTGATCTCGGTTTCGATGGTGGCTCGTGTCCAGGCTTGGGTCGCCGCCTGGACGGCATCCCACGGTGAGCCGAGTGGCGGCGTGTAGGA encodes the following:
- a CDS encoding AAA family ATPase gives rise to the protein MARWKRGQAAQGVKQAVHYAFGGVCDATLTAKTADGALAAAGYADAVMTRYIVENGAIRDDLLTRSQLKDWVDGVDPLTGERRGRDLESPVADLILDATINAPKSFSIAAMLDHELAAAYEDLQDRLRDRIIKLWQTELNARRGKQGAIREDLARIEVVELRHERSRSLDPHKHRHLWLNVKVEGLDGKWSNVDTRVALRFQNIVNAEGDLACKTDPAWVAALASKGFTLNSDGEIAQLQHLVRPLSKRSAQIESNKAAHLRQWREQHADEEPSASVLNQIDQWAWAAGRPNKPGQLDENDWASVVLTELLNADPQLVQPRGAKVARPIAIEDLDIELLAAKAIVDADGRSTGTGGRFSDMDVRAGAIRAIAASGVINDRTQLGVVVDEVTAYAASTYTVTLLSEASTPPHIKSRMAIATATLKATVAHRTESLATPGTVPSVGEMTEVAKAIDPNRALDEGQLEGASSIAGSDRVVTISGAAGTGKTTMLKVAGAALRRGGRAMIIVAPTKKASAVAGRETGSESSSLHQLLYDYGWRWISNPAGATEWSCLTIGELDPSTGMPYVGPRIGVRPGDRIVVDEAGMLDLEAANALLDVVARTGACVALVGDQHQALPVGHSGAMALFWRRATRQVELLTIHRFKDPAWANLSLRLRQPDDLKEAGHTADELINTGHVVLSNSQTDAHDALVSAWFEASRERQSIAIVSATHAEAQSVSEAIQARRISVGEVDTSAAVSGQAGQAIFVGDVVQTRRNDSTMDVQNRQNWTVKNVTAQHVMLASANDSTDLRMIDHEYAGTHLHLAYATTVYGVQGETTDRSIVGPGVDGAGLYVGMTRGTSSNLAVVVAPTEASARAQLVETMQRQPVEETIEISRAAARAEFNRAARSQTGPATSVSPLSSTGRALH
- a CDS encoding ArdC-like ssDNA-binding domain-containing protein yields the protein MTHTTITRSAEARQTEAEALHASILEQVQQLADSGQWRAFLEFARSFHNYSLNNLLLILAQNPDATMVAGFRQWQAKGRQVRKGEKSIKIFGYRERKTETAADDETPADDERVVRYFPTLSVFDIAQTDPIEGADPVPSDPTHRLVGDDDHGVIAPLTAHLESRGWRVSREPLADASGYTDPETLRVILAEGISVEQSAKTLIHETAHIELRHIDSVEEYRLHRGRMEVEAESVAFVVAGLCGFDTSAYSIGYIAGWSDEDVTMIRESATRVLAAVHDIVGMLDQ
- a CDS encoding GNAT family N-acetyltransferase, with amino-acid sequence MIIRTLTLADWSEVERIYVEGIATGNATFESEPPSWEQFDASKLQVGRLVAVDEGGVAGWAAVSPVSLREVYRGVVEHSVYVADRARGHGLGRLLLDELINACDNAGIWTIQSSIFRENTASLRLHEQVGFRVVGHRERIALMTYGPWAGQWRDTILIERRREQ
- a CDS encoding low molecular weight phosphatase family protein, which codes for MNDAPTVLFLCTHNAGRSQLGSHLFRRVAGDRAHATSAGTAPADGPSQPVVQALAELGIDSSDAQPRAVTVEDLAAADIVVAMKPGLELPGPVAGQFVQWEFPDPATWDLDGVRELRGTILVQVEELVEWVAPAEE